AGAGTGCGTTTCCAGTTGGATTCGGATTTGGATCAGGGTTTGGTTCTGGATTAGGATCGGGATTCGGGTCTGGATTAATTAGTTCAGAAAGATTTAATTCTTCCACATCCGGAGTAGCACCAGATGTATGTCCATTTACGATGTAGGTACCTCCAATCGCATACAGTTTACCACTTACTATTCCCATAAAAGCACTCCGTTTTAATGGAGTAATAGAAACAGGGTGTGTAATTAATTCTTTAGAATTTAAATCATAATATTTAATTTCAGTGCTATCTATACCTATAATGAAGAGTTTTTCATCATAAATCATTCTTGGAGTTAAGACAATACCTGAAGGAGCGTCATCAACAAATGTCCAAGTATCTTTTATATGGTCATAAGAATAAATTTTTGGAGCGTCTCCACTAGGGCTATATTCGGTTGCGTAAATAGTGTTGTCTAAAACTGAGAAATTAAAATAGATTGGATCACTCTTAAAAGGCAATGGATTCTTAGTAATCCAATTGTTTGTCTCAGGATTAAATACATATACTGTTGTGGTATTACCAAATACATAAATATTGTTTTCTAAAGAAACAGATTTAACATTTTTAAGTGCTTGTGGCATGGATTGTTTCCGACTCCAACTATTAGTGATTGGGTCATATTCTTCAACAATGTTAGTGTCAGCATTAGAGACACGACCACCGATAGCATAAAATTTACCTTGGTGTTCTACGAATGTTCCTACAGATCTACCTATAGAAGAACTAGGTAACTTATACCATGTGTCTAACTCAGGATCATACATCTCGAGATCAGATAAGGAATTATTACCTTCAGTTCCGCCATGTATATAAATCTTATCATTATAGATTAGACCTGCATGGTTGTATCTAGCTGTCGGCATTGGTGCTTTTTTAACCCATTCCATTTCTTCTGCTGCAAACGAATGCGTCTGAAAACTAAACAAAGTCATAATCATCGCTAAAGCGAATAATCCTATTTTCTTTAGGTTCATTTGTCTAACACTTTTACTCTATCTGTATAGAAAGAGAAAAGTGCTTACCTCCTTATGAGTGTATGTAAGAATAACGAATAAAAAGTTTTGTAAAATATTAGCTATGTCGGCCGACACATTTGCATTATACGAGATTGAATTTCATAAAACAAAACATATATTGAAAAATATGTAATTAATTTTGGTGTATTTTGTATATTTTTAAAAAATATTTTCTTTTTTAATTATGATAGTCAAAAATTGTTTGTTGCATAATCTCCTCATCCTCAAATAAAATAAGAACATATATTCGTATTTAAGGAGATGTTTTGATGGCTAGCAAAATTCTTGATCCGCTTGTAACGAAATTCATCTTGCCAGAACATGCTGAAATGTTACGTCAGCACCACCTAGACAAACAACTTGTGCCTAAGCCGATCATTGAAGAGGATGAGCTAGCCGAATTTTGCTACAGGATATCTGACTCACGTCAGTATGACTACGCATTAACCATTAGCTGGTGGAAAGAAACGAAAGAGGGCAGAGGCGTGATAGAATCCGCTTGGGGATGGGTAGAGAAGTTTGATTCAACGTTTAAACAGATCAAGCTAAAGAATGACGAGGATTTCTGGTGGATACCTGTAGAAGATGTGGTCAATGTAGAAGCCTAAGCAGTGCATCTTATAACTACATAGAATGTATTGCCTGGTGAGGCAGGGATACAGCAAACACCCCACCAGGCTATCAATAGCGAGGTGTTTGTATCTAACGTTCAATAGTTTTTTAAACAGTTTTTATCTATGTATGTAGAGACGCTCGTCCGAAAGTTCGAGTACATCCGTAATCTCAACGCCAAGCACTTCGCATATTTTCGCAAGGTTATCTAGCTGCAACCGTCCCGGTGTCATTGTTGCTCATGCCATATATGTTTCCAAAATGTTATTGATATTTAAAACAATAACTATTATACTAATTTATGTAAAAAAATTAGTATATATTCCCAAGGAGGAAAAAATGAAAAAAGTTATTTTATCTAGTGCTCTTGTTTTATCAGTAATGGCCTCATCTAGTATTCCTGTTTTTGCTCTGGATGAATCTCATCAAATTGTTGAAGCAGAAACCCTTGAAGACAGTCAAGGAATTAAATATAAGATTGAGATTTTAGAGGATAATGATAGCGTAAGAGTAGTTAGAGTAGAAAGTGAAAATGGAATTACTGAGGCTACATACGATAAAATGAATCATACTATAGAGTTCGATGAAGATGGCACCCTAACGGAGGTCTCCATAGCAGACCCTGAGGAACAGATAGAGAAAGAAAAAGACAGACAAAAGCGGTCGGCGAAAGATATAGTACGGGAAGCACGTGATCTATACTTTGGTTATTATTATGTAATCGATAAGAGTGGTAAAAAAAAATATTGGGATGTTGGGAACGGTAAAGAAGGGACCTATGTAAAGCAAACCTCAAGTAATAAAGCCGATTTGTTTCATTATGAGGATAAAGTTGATGAGTTAATGAAAGCTGAGGCTCTGTTAGTGGTGAACTCAACTGTTTCAGGCGCGGCCTTTATGGCAAGTGTAAAAGGCATTAAATCAGGTTGGGGGGCTGATAGAATGATCGCCTTTTTTGCAGGTGCTGGTTTTGGCATGGCAGCGGCCGTTAACGCTGCGGATGTGGTTCTAGCTGAGAGAAAAGCAGCACGTGCATTTTATGTTATTATGGATGGAGAATAGTAGTGAGTGAAATAATAGCAAGTATTTTTTTAAACAAGTGGATTTTACTGCTTTTACCCTTTTTTTTAATTATTAACATAGTAATCCAGCCTTTTCTTTTTAAGGGTAAATTTGAAAAATTACGAAAAGTACTCTATATTGTAAATGTTGTAGTAGTGGCATACTCGTCTATCATGCTTATCTATTTCATATACAATCTAAAATTTATTTAATTAAAGTCTTTTCACGCGCTCGTTTTAAGATACCGGGCAAACTATTACACTGGTAATCGCGGTGATAGCGTTGGTACAAGCCGTGAAAAAACGCAATTAGTCGTCGGACAGCCGGCGGCTTTTTCTATTTGGAAGGAAATCTTACAGCCATAGAATGCACTGCCTGTGGGGTAGGGGTATAGCTGTGGCTCTGAAATAAAGTCATGATGTTTAAAGTAAAGTCGCGACGTTTATAAAAATGTTGCGATGCTTCTCCCATTTTTGATTAAAGAATACTAACTGAGTTTTAATCAAATTTTTTATAAAATAGAATGCTCAATCAAAAAAAACGAATTCATTTTGATAGAACTTTTTTCAAAACGGATTCGTTTTTATGTGCTATAGAATAAGAATTTGTGGGATATTTTTAACCAATCTTTATTTCAAAGTTACATATAAAAGGGAGCATTTACACTATAGTAGCCAGGTATAACGTAAGGCTTAGGAGGAAGACAACGTATAGGTGGTAACTTATCTAATGAATCGACACCATGTATCATCCAATCACAAGTTGGCCTGCTCCACCAAGTTTTATCATCACCAGGTGTATATCGGCCAACATGAAGATGCGGCCCTGTAGTATAACCAGAATTATCTACAAAGCCGATTAATTGCCCTCGTTCAACGAAGTCTCCTATCTCTAGTGGAAGCTTAATCTCAAACATACGGAATGGATAACGTATGGAATACCTGGGAATAACCTTGTTAGCTCGTGTCATGTGATTGTACTCTGTGAAAAAACCATCTTGACCTCGGACCACAACATTATTAGCATGTTGTGGGCAGTTTGAAGTTGGACAATGGAGTCTGTTTGTTCTTACATCAGCTATTACACCTGATTCCATAGCATAAACTGGTGTGCCAAATGTAATGCCTGGAAACACCAAGTCTTTTGAACCTGGATGTCCTGGATGGCAGCCAAAGCCCGGCGAGATGGTGACTTTTTCAGTCGTTCTAAATGGATGTCTACAGTATATTGTCATAAGTTTATCTCTCCTCTAATAAATGATGTTTTCAGTATATTCGACATTATTTTGTCCAGATTGTGGGCTATTGTGGATTTTATATAAAATCACAATGTTTATAAAAAAGATATGATGTATGTTTGAAAAGAGCCATGCAAGGGTTCGCTTCTCACTATCGGTTAGCTCACGACCTAGACCATCCTGGATGGCAATGAGCCGTTCGGCACACTGCGCGTATTTCTCAAGTGTTTCAGGTTTCAAGCGGGGATCTCTATCTATAAAGTACTTTTTTATATCGAACATATTTATTTACCATTCCTCTCTTTTTAAGTCACATATAAGTATTTTTCATCAAAACCTCTGTTTTCTCGCTAAAGGATTCGACAAAGCCGACACGTAATAACGTAATAACGTAATAAGGGAAGCGAGGCGAGGATAGTTGATAAAAAGTCGGTTGAAAGTGATTTTGGCCGAGCGAAACATGCAACAGCAAGATTTACTTAGGCTGATGAAAAAACCAGTTTCTCACGGCGCTATGAGCAAGATAGTAAATGGGACAACCCCTAAGCTGGAAACAGCAGCGGATATAGCGCAAGCATTAAACGTACATATAGACGATATTTGGTTCCTGGAATGAAGATTTTTTATTCGGACAAGCAATATATTCCTGACAGGAACATGCACTGTACCATCAAGATTAAGGAGCTGGTGCAGATGTGGATCGTTCACCAACGTATGGCAGAGCTTTGGTTCATCAATAAGAAGAGAGAACTAACTGACTCAGAATTAACAGAAAAGAACCATTGTCTGAGTGCAAACGCTCAAAGAGCTTGGGAAATTGCAAAACTTAAAAACTTATCTTTGATCGCCAGTCTGACGAACGACATGGACTGGCAGCACGAGCTATGTTCAAGGATAGAGAAGATAGAGAGATGAAAACGGGAGCCACTTTCATATTGAAAAGGGACTGACAACTGACAACCAAATTGACAACGCCACTAAGTTTTTTAAATGAACTAGAATGATAGGTGTTATAAATCAAAGTCTATTCCACCTTGATTTTCCGCACTTCTGTAACACGGAATTCAAGGTGGAACAGCTATACCCCCAAACGGGGCATGTGGAGTGTTCAGTGTTACTAACTTGGCGGGGGAAAGAGTAATCCCCCGCTTTTTCATGCCCCGATATTTAAGGGGCGGGCTATGTTGTAGTGAATCTTGATACTGCCGTCATTATGAACTTCAATCTTATGAATGAGTTTTTGGATGACTTGTTTTAGTATCTGCTCGTCTTTAATGTCCAGCTTAGCAATTTTGTTGATTTGCCGTTGGAAGTCTTGCAAATAGCGATCTGTATCTTTCTTTGATTCGATCATTCTTTCTAGCTCAACCTTATGTTCAGTTAAACGCCTTTGTTCGGCCTCAATGACTGCGTTGGTTGATCTAAATTGTTCAATTCCAACTATCTTCTGTTGGAACAATGAGAGTAAGGAGCGGAATTCACTGTCTAATTTGGCAAGTTGTTTGTTTACTCCTTGTAACTCTTTCGAATAAGAGTTTTGATGGAGTTCGATTTCCCCGCCGACAACTCTGTATAGTTGTTCCAATTTCAAATTATTTGAGATTAGCTCATGTAAGTCGTCAATTACAATCTGACGAAGTTTCTGGTTTCCAATAATGTGAGAAGAGCAATATGAAGAGGTATGTTTAACATAACCGCCGCAAACGTAGGCCCCGCCTTCTCGTTTGTTTCGATCTTTGCGGAACATCATGCCTTTACCACAGTCAGCACAGCAGGCAATATGTGCAAAGAGACTTTCTCGTCCATTACTTTTATGTCTGCCCTTTGTTCTCATCTTTTCCAAGGCGGCAAGAAGCTCTTCTTTTGTAATAATGGCAGGGTGAGCATTTTCGATTACGACTTGCTTATCTGGCTCTATGGCTCTTCGTTTCTTTGATATGAAATCAATAGTTTCTTCACGATGGTGGACAAGTGCTCCTGTATAAACGACATTTTCCAAGATGACACGAATACTACTTTCATGCCACATAGTCCCTGCATTACTACCGCCTGATACTGCTCTAGGGGTTGGGATTTTACGTGTATTGAGAAAACTGGCGATCCTATACCATCCCCAACCTTTATAAAGGTACAGATCAAAAATTTCCCTGACGATTAGGCTGTATTGCTCGTCTAAGACTAACTGACCATTTTCCCCTCGTCTATATCCGTAGGCGACTAATGATGCTTGATACTTGCCTAAACGTGCGCTAGTCTGCCTTCCAATCTTAATACGGTCTGAGAGCTTTCGGCTTTCCTCCTCAGCTAAAATGGCTTTCAGCCTAAACATAAGCTTCGTATCACTCGTACTAGTATCATAGTTATCTTCAGGGAAAATAAGTCGGATGCCCAGGCGTTCAAGTTCATCTGCTACAGTCATACTTTCAACAGAGTTTCTACCGAACCGAGAAACAGATTTGGCTATAACAGCATCGAACTTTCTTTTAGCGTCATGTATCAACTGTTGGATGGCTTTGCGCTTTGAAAAAGTCGTCCCACTTACGCCATCATCAATATATGTTTTGGTTAACTGCCAACCTTTTTCGGCTACAATTCCCGTAGTGAATGCTATTTGATTATCAAGACTGTTACGCTGTTCATCTCTTTTTGTGCTAACCCTTGCGTATATTGCACAGCGCATAGCTATTTATCCTCCTTTTCAGGACTCTAATTTCGCTATACGATATGCCCCCACCAATGTTAAGCCTTAACAATCCCCTTAATGTCTCGTATAGAGCCAATGAGGGGGTGGAACGAATGAATAAAGCACAACATGAATTTGTCGGTAGTCAGCCCCTTCAGGATGTTTTGGGGGAACTTGTTATTGCTTTAATTAAGTCTGGATTGATTTCTATAGACGATGACACCGATAAGTGAATTTTAAATGTTTCGGGGCACTGTATTTACAGTGTCCATTTCTGCGTATTTCTGCTAGAACATTCATGAAATAATTGGCGTATGACATCCCTGAGCTTCTACATTCCCATAGAAATATAAGCCCCTATAGAAATCCTCGCGGTCTAAGATTCGCTTTACCTGAACTTTAGTGAATCGGCTACCTTGCTTTGTTTTATAACCATCGTAATTTAATTGATAAGCTAGTTCGGACAATGACCATTTTGGGAACAGCTCCCGTAGTTCAAACAACCGTCGAACGGCTAACGCTTCATCCCAGTTAATTTCAATCGACTTCTGTCCCTTTTTGGCATTATACCCATAAGCAACTCGCCCCCCTGCGTAACCTCCTTGTTGAGCCTTCTTACGTCGTCCACGACTAAGTTTGAGAGCTATCTCTAACCTCTGATATTGGTCTAAAAGCTCCATCATACCGATGACAAGGAAAATCACTAGGGTCATTAGTATTGATGCTGTAGAAGGGCTGTTCTATGGCTTTAACATCGACTTTGTGCCGTTTAAGCTCTCGTTGAATCAACACTTTGACTATATCCGAACGCCAAAGGCGGGAAGTATTCAGGACAACAACATATTTTACGTCCTGCCATTTCAAGTCAGTTAACATTTCCTGCAAGCCTTCACGTTCTATTGTTAGCTCGTCCTCATCCACCTTTGCCCCTGAAATGCCTTCATCTTTGTAGATGTCCAGCAGTTCAAGGTTGTGGAGGTTACAAAACCGCTGTATTTCTTCCGTTTGGTAACTAAGGGAGTAGCCGTCCTTGACTTGTCCCTTTGTTGAAACACGAACATAACCGACAACACGATCTTTCATAAGTCATCCCTCGTTTCGTAAATTACGGTTATCGTAACGCCCTTAGAATAATCACCCGCCACACACATGGCCCAGTAATGAAAATGGGCGATTGGAGGGTAGATCACAAGCTTGCAATATGCTGTTGTCAAAGGGCGAAACAAAATTGCTGAGGGATTAGATAAACACATGGAATATTGAGTGTAAAGGGGCTACAGACGGTTTGAATATATTTTCAAAATGAATCTGCGTACAAACTTCATACCCGCCCCAGTGCCTAGGCAAAGAAAGGACCGCCCTCTCGGGCGCTGGGGCGGCATGATTCCTACGGGAAATTTTCTGAGCAAGTTTGGTGCGTGGCGGAGGGGAGGGGGTTCTTTTTTGGTACTAGTGAATAGAGTCTTTTCAGTTTACTTCTTTCTTAGCTTCTTCCTCGATTTTTTATTCCTCCTCGGAAGCGGTAGTCTAAATAGTATTGATTCATAGTCTTTACTGATATTGATAACTGATATTAGTATGTATGCGAAAATCAAAGGGTAGTATGCATGAATGCAAGCCAACGTGCAATTATGCACATTACCCTTTCAAAATTATGCTGCAAACTTTTACAAATTCAATGGTATCTAAAAGGGAAGATCATCATCGTCATCTGGCAAAGTTGGCCTACTGTTGTTCACTTTATTTTTTCTTCTGTAGTTACGTCCTTTTTTCGATTCTTTCTTTTTTTTCTATTGCCACTTTTATTTCCTCTTCCCAGTTTATCGCCAAAAATTGCGTGGTTATCTGTTCAACATAATTTTTCATGTAGTTCAAGAATTCTAAAATGGCATCCTCCTCACGGGCAAAGCCCATTTCCTGTTGCAGTTTAATTAGAAATTTGCCGTAGAGGTC
This is a stretch of genomic DNA from Brevibacillus laterosporus DSM 25. It encodes these proteins:
- a CDS encoding Kelch repeat-containing protein — protein: MNLKKIGLFALAMIMTLFSFQTHSFAAEEMEWVKKAPMPTARYNHAGLIYNDKIYIHGGTEGNNSLSDLEMYDPELDTWYKLPSSSIGRSVGTFVEHQGKFYAIGGRVSNADTNIVEEYDPITNSWSRKQSMPQALKNVKSVSLENNIYVFGNTTTVYVFNPETNNWITKNPLPFKSDPIYFNFSVLDNTIYATEYSPSGDAPKIYSYDHIKDTWTFVDDAPSGIVLTPRMIYDEKLFIIGIDSTEIKYYDLNSKELITHPVSITPLKRSAFMGIVSGKLYAIGGTYIVNGHTSGATPDVEELNLSELINPDPNPDPNPEPNPDPNPNPTGNALLVIYMDSGLIKEFEMTNEEIRNFTEWYEGRARGNGKEAYIVNKKYNIGPFNSRKDFISYSHIESFEVQEYSR
- a CDS encoding YolD-like family protein — encoded protein: MASKILDPLVTKFILPEHAEMLRQHHLDKQLVPKPIIEEDELAEFCYRISDSRQYDYALTISWWKETKEGRGVIESAWGWVEKFDSTFKQIKLKNDEDFWWIPVEDVVNVEA
- a CDS encoding helix-turn-helix domain-containing protein: MTPGRLQLDNLAKICEVLGVEITDVLELSDERLYIHR
- a CDS encoding geobacillin-26 family protein (This protein is homologous to geobacillin 26, a large bacteriocin (245 amino acids) that was found in the thermophile Geobacillus sp. 15, and that has an unknown mechanism of action.), which gives rise to MKKVILSSALVLSVMASSSIPVFALDESHQIVEAETLEDSQGIKYKIEILEDNDSVRVVRVESENGITEATYDKMNHTIEFDEDGTLTEVSIADPEEQIEKEKDRQKRSAKDIVREARDLYFGYYYVIDKSGKKKYWDVGNGKEGTYVKQTSSNKADLFHYEDKVDELMKAEALLVVNSTVSGAAFMASVKGIKSGWGADRMIAFFAGAGFGMAAAVNAADVVLAERKAARAFYVIMDGE
- a CDS encoding M23 family metallopeptidase; this translates as MTIYCRHPFRTTEKVTISPGFGCHPGHPGSKDLVFPGITFGTPVYAMESGVIADVRTNRLHCPTSNCPQHANNVVVRGQDGFFTEYNHMTRANKVIPRYSIRYPFRMFEIKLPLEIGDFVERGQLIGFVDNSGYTTGPHLHVGRYTPGDDKTWWSRPTCDWMIHGVDSLDKLPPIRCLPPKPYVIPGYYSVNAPFYM
- a CDS encoding helix-turn-helix transcriptional regulator; protein product: MIKSRLKVILAERNMQQQDLLRLMKKPVSHGAMSKIVNGTTPKLETAADIAQALNVHIDDIWFLE
- a CDS encoding DUF7667 family protein, which encodes MWIVHQRMAELWFINKKRELTDSELTEKNHCLSANAQRAWEIAKLKNLSLIASLTNDMDWQHELCSRIEKIER
- a CDS encoding recombinase family protein, with amino-acid sequence MRCAIYARVSTKRDEQRNSLDNQIAFTTGIVAEKGWQLTKTYIDDGVSGTTFSKRKAIQQLIHDAKRKFDAVIAKSVSRFGRNSVESMTVADELERLGIRLIFPEDNYDTSTSDTKLMFRLKAILAEEESRKLSDRIKIGRQTSARLGKYQASLVAYGYRRGENGQLVLDEQYSLIVREIFDLYLYKGWGWYRIASFLNTRKIPTPRAVSGGSNAGTMWHESSIRVILENVVYTGALVHHREETIDFISKKRRAIEPDKQVVIENAHPAIITKEELLAALEKMRTKGRHKSNGRESLFAHIACCADCGKGMMFRKDRNKREGGAYVCGGYVKHTSSYCSSHIIGNQKLRQIVIDDLHELISNNLKLEQLYRVVGGEIELHQNSYSKELQGVNKQLAKLDSEFRSLLSLFQQKIVGIEQFRSTNAVIEAEQRRLTEHKVELERMIESKKDTDRYLQDFQRQINKIAKLDIKDEQILKQVIQKLIHKIEVHNDGSIKIHYNIARPLNIGA